Within the Nitrospirota bacterium genome, the region AGGCATCCGCGGTAATTTCCTCCCCCTTGTGAGCAGGCAGGCAGTGCATGACAACGGCGTCAGGTTTTGCAAGCGAAAGAAGGGTCTTGTTAATCTGAAAGGACTTAAATATCTTTTTCCTTTTTGCCGCCTCTTTCTCCTGCCCCATGCTTACCCATACGTCAGTATAAAGCACATCAGCGTCTTTGACAGCTTTTTTCGGGTCGTTTATTATCCTCGCTTTTGTGCCTTCAGAAACAGCCTTTTTTAGAATTGCCTTGTCCGGCTCATACCCTTTCGGACATGCAATGGTTATTTCCATTCCTGTCATGGAAGCGGCCTCAATTAAAGAATTGGCAACATTATTGCCGTCGCCGACATATGCCAGATGCACGCCTTTAAAACCGCCCTTTTCTTCTTTTATTGTCATCAGGTCTGCAAGCGCCTGACACGGGTGATGCATGTCTGTAAGCCCGTTGATTACGGGGATAGCCGCGCTCTGGGCAAAAGCCTCAATTGTTTTATGCGCAAAGGTCCTTAAGATGAATCCATTTAAATATCTTGAGAGAACCCTTGCGGTATCCTCAATGGTTTCACCCCTGCCAAACTGTATCTCATTCGGGTTAAGGTAAACAGTCTGCGCGCCAAGCTGGTAAATCCCTACCTGAAATGAAAGCCTGGTCCTTGTTGACGCCTTTTCAAAAAGCATACCGATGCTTTTTCCGATAAGCGGACATGCAGAGGCATCTTTGCCCGCTTTAAGCTCCGCAGCCCTTTTCAGCACAGCGCTTAATTCATCTGCTGACAAATCCCTGAGTGT harbors:
- the argF gene encoding ornithine carbamoyltransferase codes for the protein MKRDFLTLRDLSADELSAVLKRAAELKAGKDASACPLIGKSIGMLFEKASTRTRLSFQVGIYQLGAQTVYLNPNEIQFGRGETIEDTARVLSRYLNGFILRTFAHKTIEAFAQSAAIPVINGLTDMHHPCQALADLMTIKEEKGGFKGVHLAYVGDGNNVANSLIEAASMTGMEITIACPKGYEPDKAILKKAVSEGTKARIINDPKKAVKDADVLYTDVWVSMGQEKEAAKRKKIFKSFQINKTLLSLAKPDAVVMHCLPAHKGEEITADAFESPQSVVFQQAENRLHAQKALLEMLIR